The DNA sequence tttcctTTTCTAACATATATTCCTCCTAGCTATATACGTATATGATCACTTGATCGAACTGACTAATAtatattcataaataaataaacaaattaaaagagaaaaaggTAGAAGAATGAAAATACCAGTCGGTAGTAATGATCATGATCATGATGATCGTGATTATAAGAAGAAAGGAGTATTATTAGATCAAATAAGAGAAAATAACAATagtgatgaagatgatgatgataggAATAGGATGATGATGAGGATAAATATGGAGGGCGGGCAACAAGTAGTATTAGAAAGGATGATCCACCCAGTGATTTTACCACCATTCTTTTCAAGTGGTGAGAAACTTAAGCACAAATTGTTTGAGATATTCTTCCCGGATGATCCTCTTTTCAGTTTCAAAAACCTTACAGTTCGGGAGAAACTGTACAGAGCTATTCGGAGCTTCTTCTATATCTTACAATGGTTGCCtaattacaatttcatcctCTTTAGATCTGATCTCATTGCTGGCATCACCCTTTCTAGTTTGGCCATCCCACAGGTACTTAttacttatataatatatatagtgtttaattaattaatttatattaattcttTGATGatcattattactattattattattattatttcaggGTATTAACTATGCTAAACTAGCGAAATTGCCTCCAATAGTTGGGCTATGTGAGTTGAgttcattatttttaatttaaacattttcttctcttcttaaTTATCATTTCTTAATTAGTAGTTTTTTTGtgtgttgatgatgatgattagaTTCAAGCTTTGTGCCACCGGTGATATATTCGATTCTAGGGAGTTCAAGACATTTAGCGGTAGGACCAACGTCGACGGCAACATTGGTGATGGGGACAATGATTAGCCAAATGGTTAGTGAACCACATCTCCATCTCAGACTTGCATTCACAGCTACCTTTTTTGCTGGCTTGTTTCAAGCTTCTTTCGGCCTTTTTaggtaataatattatatttagaaattgtattttggtaaaataagataaatgtattttttttatatatatattttgaactgaaataaatattattaaaaaaaatgaatatataaGAGAGTTATTTATTGTGTTGAGGTGATGACTGTTTTAGGTTAGGCTTCATTCTTGATTTTCTATCAAAGGCAACGCTGATTGGATTTATGGCTGGAGTAGCCATCCTTGTGTCACTCCAGCAGCTTCAAGGATTGCTTGGGTTAACTCGCTCCACTAATGAGATGCAACTACTTCCTGTAATCTCCACTCTCTTCAAATATAGAAATGAGGTGCTTCAATTTCTTTATTACTTGATaatattaattgtttcctaattattttcttttttgggcCTAATAAAAATGTTTATGATTTTTCAGTGGTCTGGCCAAATCATCATAATGGGTTTCTGTTTCCTGACATTTCTACTAGGAGCAAAACGAATTGTAAGTAATGATGTAGTTACTATTTATATTCATATTATTGCTCAGAGCAAGTGTAAATACTTTATTATACATTtgaatatcttatatatttataaataccaGAGCTCAAAATGGCCAAAGTTCTTCTGGGTTTCAGCAGCTGCACCATTGGCTTCTGTTGTTTTTTCAACTCTCGTGGCATTTATCCTCCAAACGAAATTCAAACATGTTCCTAAGGCAAGTAAGAATATGTTACTCCTCCATTTAATATTTAACCTTGCTCACCACGTTACTGATAAAATGACTGAACTAACTCAACAAGATCTTAAATATACACTTAATTATATTTATGCAGATACTTGTATACTTGTATTAAATATACTATAAATAGTGATAAAATTTTAACCCCATTTAGTTTATTGGTTAATTATTGTCATAAGCAGATTGGTAAGCTTCCAAATGGTATCAACCCTCCTTCAGCAAACTTATTGTACTTCAAAATTGATCCATACATGGGTCGTGCTATCGAAATAGGCATTTTAGCCGGCATATTATCTCTTGCAGTACGTTCCACTCTTTTATTCCTATAATTATAATGTTTTTGTATATTAATACATAATATTAGATCATATGTTCAACCATTTGGAAGTACTGGTTCCAAATGAGGGTCCATTTGTTGGTATGTTCTTTTGATGAGATTAAATGGCCAAGattcattaattatatattgagattttcacaaatattatttttgatcttAGTGGTATACACTTTAAACTTTCTATTTTGTTGGCTGTTTGGATTGGATTCAATCAATAGGAAGGAATTGCAGTTGGAAGAACATTTGCTTCATTGCAAAACTATCAAATTGATGGGAATAGAGAAATGTTGGCACTTGGGCTTATGAATATAGCTGGTGCTTGCTGTTCATGCTTTGTAACAACAGGTGATAATACaatataattctatatatatatatatatatgaagataTGTACTCAAAGTTTTTTAATCATATCCACTATCAAATTTGATGTTAGAATGTGGAAGTATGGTTGAAAAAGTAAAATAGGATGAGATGTATGGTAATAACTATTAGGTTCTGTCTCAAAATCAATTGGGAGTGTGTATAGATCATGTATCATgcatattatatatgatattaaatTACCACACATTATCAATGTTTTAACTCAAAAATCTTGACAATTATATTAGGTTCATTCTCGCGGTCTGCGGTAAATTACGATGTAGGAGGAAGAACACAACTCTCAAATACTATGACAGGAATAGTTGTGCTTGTGACTATGCTATTTCTCATGCAACTATTTATTCACACACCAGATGTGACATTAGCTGCAATTATCATAACGGCTGTTGTTGGACTGATCGATGTTAAGGCTATGGTCAATCTTTGGAGGCTTGACAAGCTTGATTTCTTGGCTTGTTCTTGTTCATTTTTTGGTGTTCTATTCGTCTCTGTACAGACTGGCCTTCTTGTTGCTGTAATACTTCTACATTGTCTTACTCTCTTTAAAATATAGTAGTTATCAAACAAAAATTTTCATTACTTTCTTTGATATCTAACTGTTCTGTTTTGGGATTTGTAGATTGGAGCTTCAGTGTTCAAGGTAATTTTACACTTGGCAAGGCCAAACACTATAGTTTTGGGAAACATACCAGGAACTCAAATCTACAACAGTCTTTATCGTTACACAGATACCAAAAGAGTTCCTTCCTTCCTCATTTTGGGAATTGAATCTCCCATCTACTTTCTTAACTCAACTTACCTCCAAGAGAGGTTAGTACTTAGTAATAGTAATTTCCTCCCTTCCTTCCAACTTTTCCAACTATAGTAATATACTCTCTTACACTTGTGATTATTCATTATGTATAATTTGCTGTCTACAAACTACAAAGTTTTTTTTTCGCATATAtggtaaattttgaaattgtatttgACATTTGACTCGTTTTATTTCTTCTAGGATATTAAGATGGATTCGAGATGAAGAAGAAAGGATTCTAAGAGACAATGAGTTACCTTTGAAATGTTTAATCATTGATATGACTGGtaatgtaattatatttttgttattaaccTGTTAGTTATACAACCAAATCTTACCATTGATTCATTTTTGCTTGTATTTTTCAGCTGTAACAGATATAGATACCAATGGTCTTGAACTTGTATCAGAACTTAAAATGACTCTAGCCAAAAAATCTCTCCAGGTAAGATTGAGATTGACACTTGAATACGAGTAGTTTGCTTgtttaagtatatatattaaatgtagCTTTGATTTGGACTTTGTAGATGGTTTTGGTGAACCCTGCGGCAAGTGTAATGGAGAAGCTCCACTGTTCAAAGATAATGGATTCATTTGGATCCAAGGGACTATATTTGACGGTAGAAGAAGCTGTGAGTGACATATCATCATCATGGGAAGCATTACCATAATCGAGATGTGAAGTGGATCGTAATTAATACTACCCTCTCACAAACAAGTACGTGGGAATGGAATTCTGCTTAATGACATGAGTTTCAGCAGAGTACCTAAAAAACGACTGAGACAATATGGAAAGAGAATCTGTGCACATATGTATACTTACTCACAATTCACAAACACACTCATTTACAGGCTTACAGCTACAGGTTAGAAAATGGTAGATATATTTGTATGGATCAATCAAACAACATTGTATGCGTACTGCCCGTCTATGAATGAAAAGCAGAGAAAAACAGAGTCGCTCGTTAATAAACAGCGCACAAACTGTTTTTGCATAATTTTTTGATTCAAATTGCTGTTATGACATATTATATGTTGAGTTCATTTTTGTTAATAACACATTAGCATAGCATCATAACACTGACGTTAAAACAGAAGATAACAAAGCTGAGCTTACTACTACTAAGACAACAATATTAGATACTTCATTTCAGCTTTTGTATTAGTAGACcacataaaaaacaaaaaaaaactttctAGTACTGATACTAATGTTAGCTTCAGCTGCACTAGTTCTTGCCACCAACAAAGCCTCCACCGCCTCCACCACCTCCAAAACCGCCACCAACACCTCCACCTCCACCGGTGCCTCCTCCAAAGCCGCCACCAACACCTCCACCGAAGCCACCGCCGCCACCAAAACCTCCCCCACCACCAATCCCTTTCCCCATTCCTCCACCAAATCCAATGCCACCCCCTTCGCCAGAACTACCCCCAAGCCCACCACCAATCCCTCCTCCGGAACTACTGCTGCCTTTGCCAATTCCTCCACCAAATCCACCTCTAATACCTCGGCCACCGCCCTTACCACCCACCCCTGCACCACCTCCCACTCCTTTGCCGACGCCTCCTCCTAGTCCACCACCAGCTTGATGATTCTTGTCATCATTTTTCTTATGCGGCTTCCCCCCACCGCCAATGCCACCACCTAACCCACCCCCACTGCCAAAGCCACCAAAGCCGCCTCCGCTGCCAATGCCACCTGCTACACCACTGCCTTTCCCAAAACAACCAGGCTTTCCTAAACCAAACCCAGGTTTGGATCCAAAACCAAAATTGGACCCGTAACCTTTGCCAAAACTAATAGAATGCCCAAACCCCAATCCTTTGCCGCCACCCCAGCTCGGAAAACCATCGAAAAACCACTCTGGCTTCTTCACTTCCCCAGGGCCAGAGCCACGGCCCTTCTTTTCCTCCAGCCTCCTTCCTTCAACACCAATATCCCAAGCTAATATAACCAATACATAGACAACCCATAAAACCACCAACTTCCCCATCCCCGCCATTATTTTGCATGAAATATATTTCTGAAGCTTGAAACTCTTTGATGTAGCATGGCTTTATATAGAGCACAATGTATAGATTCAAAatataagtaaataaatgagaTTGTTGGAAGTTGGAGAGACCACTACCAAGTACCACCATGGCTTTCTTTAGATGCAATCTAGGTCGATTTAATTACATGCCGGTTTACGTGATTGGGTCAATTGGCATTGCATGTACAAGCATTCATGGTGTCCATGACTTTCTCATGCAACTACCTCTCTaatcttaatattattattgttattattatttcttttcctTGAGAACCGAACGACATTAATGGTTTTCAAACTACCCAGACCACACAAGGGATTCGCATGCACACTACACAAGTATCAACAAGTTCAAATTCAATCttgaagaaaattaaaactacatTACAAGCTACAACAATATGATGAATTTAATAATAGTAAGAATAAATACAGGGGTGATACATCAAACGACGTGCAGTAGCCGACTCATAAGAAACGACGTGTCGTATTTAGTATATATGATTTTACCAAAAGAAGTATATTTTCGAAAGAAATATCTTTGATTCGATAAATCGTCTTGGAGAGTCTGACTGAGTTAGTGTTCATTGATTTTTCGGGGATGGAAGGCATTGGCGACGATAATCCAAGGTACCCTCGTAAATCTTATACTCCAATTCCATATGGTTTCTCTAACTCTAACTCTAACCCCCAAAGGCAAAGGACTCGTACTCGAAACATCCCATTTACTCGCCCAATTGCCAATTTCAACCACGATTATGATGAAGATGACGAAATGGATGATCTCAACGAAGAAACCGAACACGAAGACGGGAACGTAAATGGGGGTAGTCGTAATTTCGATGAGGAGGAAGATTTCTTGAGGCATCCGAAGAAAAGAAGGCTGAAGAATTTGGTTTCGGCATACGAGTTCTCTCCTCGGGTCAGCCTGTCGGATTCGGGTCGAAATTTCTCTAGGGTTGGCGATGATGATTGGACTGAGCATGGAATGTTTGTGCTGTTGGAGGTTTGGGGAAATAGGTTTCTTCAACTGGGGCGGAAGAGTTTGAGGTCGGAGGATTGGGAAGAGGTAGCGGAGAAAGTTTCTGAGGCTTCGAAGATTGAGAGGAAAGAGAGTCAGTGCCGAAATATGTTGGAATTATTGAAGAACAAGTACAAGAAGGAGAAGTTGAAAATGGAGCAAATGGGATTGACATCTAGCAAATGGGGTTTCTTTAAGAAGATAGATATGTTAATGGCTTCTTCTCCAAGACAGGACTATGGTCTTGCTTGTGGGGTTGATTCGGGTGAGTTTGTGTTTATGAATACAAGGGTCTATTTGGATAGGTCGGATGGGTTTGATGAGATGAGGGATAGTCCTATGGAATCAGAGGCGTCTGAGGATGAAACTGAGGATGGGAAAGGTGGGAGAGATTCGGATAAAGGGTCTTCCTCTTCCGAATCGTTTAAGGTGTTGACTGATTCAATTAATCAGTTTGGTGAGATTTATGGGAAGATTGAGAATAGCAAGAGGCACCAGATGATGGAGTTGGAGAAGTTGAGGAAGGATTTTTCTAAAGAATTGGAGCTGCAGAAGAAGCAGATAATGGAGAAGACTGAAGCTGAGATTGCAAAAATCCggaaggaggaagaagaagatgaagatgaagatgatgatgatgatgatgatgatgatgatgatgatgatgatgatgaagaagaagatgatgttgaagaagaagaagatgacgaTGATGgtgaggctgaggctgaggctgaggcgGTGGTGGAGGAAGACCAGGATACGGGTGCTTCTGCTGAGGACTTTAGCGACTGATACGGGTAAGTAGTATGGTCATACAGTCATACTTACTATTACTACGTTAGTTTTGCTGAAATTACATAGTATTGATATTTGATTACTCGTCAGGTCTTATATATCTACACATTGGGATCATTTAGGCTCATGGTTTTAATTGACCATGGTGTCTATTTCTTATGAAGCTCTTATAGGAAACGATGAtctgttttttcttttcaaggTGTTAATGCCGCCGGTAAGTACAAGATGCCAAACTTCTTGTAGAATTGGAGTTAAACTAGTAACTTTACTGTTAGGTGCTTATTGTTATGAATCATGCCACAACTCCCATTGGTTTAATGcttgtttttgttggacattGCTTATTTATTGATGTAGCGAGTGCTTTCTACCCCACTGCAGTGTGATTTTCTTTTTGAAACGGATGGTCAAgtcatttttatttgtttttttttttcatttgaagTTATGCTTTTAGTCATTCTTTTGTTTTTTGGGGGAGCAGAAATGCATATATAATTTGAGAGTCAAAACGAGTTCTCTGCTAACTTTGCTGATACATATTATTATCAAGTCTAGCTAgaaaagtttttaaaaacagaaaggacaattttttagttatgGTGTCAAACACCCTCCACGCTTTTGTTTCTTGGGCATGTGGTGTTGGCCACCAACAACACAAGCATGGCCACGTTCACAAGGCTTGAATTGCTCAGCCTGAAGCTTCTCA is a window from the Cannabis sativa cultivar Pink pepper isolate KNU-18-1 chromosome 1, ASM2916894v1, whole genome shotgun sequence genome containing:
- the LOC115705034 gene encoding probable sulfate transporter 3.4 encodes the protein MKIPVGSNDHDHDDRDYKKKGVLLDQIRENNNSDEDDDDRNRMMMRINMEGGQQVVLERMIHPVILPPFFSSGEKLKHKLFEIFFPDDPLFSFKNLTVREKLYRAIRSFFYILQWLPNYNFILFRSDLIAGITLSSLAIPQGINYAKLAKLPPIVGLYSSFVPPVIYSILGSSRHLAVGPTSTATLVMGTMISQMVSEPHLHLRLAFTATFFAGLFQASFGLFRLGFILDFLSKATLIGFMAGVAILVSLQQLQGLLGLTRSTNEMQLLPVISTLFKYRNEWSGQIIIMGFCFLTFLLGAKRISSKWPKFFWVSAAAPLASVVFSTLVAFILQTKFKHVPKIGKLPNGINPPSANLLYFKIDPYMGRAIEIGILAGILSLAEGIAVGRTFASLQNYQIDGNREMLALGLMNIAGACCSCFVTTGSFSRSAVNYDVGGRTQLSNTMTGIVVLVTMLFLMQLFIHTPDVTLAAIIITAVVGLIDVKAMVNLWRLDKLDFLACSCSFFGVLFVSVQTGLLVAIGASVFKVILHLARPNTIVLGNIPGTQIYNSLYRYTDTKRVPSFLILGIESPIYFLNSTYLQERILRWIRDEEERILRDNELPLKCLIIDMTAVTDIDTNGLELVSELKMTLAKKSLQMVLVNPAASVMEKLHCSKIMDSFGSKGLYLTVEEAVSDISSSWEALP
- the LOC133031183 gene encoding glycine-rich protein 5-like, translating into MAGMGKLVVLWVVYVLVILAWDIGVEGRRLEEKKGRGSGPGEVKKPEWFFDGFPSWGGGKGLGFGHSISFGKGYGSNFGFGSKPGFGLGKPGCFGKGSGVAGGIGSGGGFGGFGSGGGLGGGIGGGGKPHKKNDDKNHQAGGGLGGGVGKGVGGGAGVGGKGGGRGIRGGFGGGIGKGSSSSGGGIGGGLGGSSGEGGGIGFGGGMGKGIGGGGGFGGGGGFGGGVGGGFGGGTGGGGGVGGGFGGGGGGGGFVGGKN
- the LOC115705472 gene encoding trihelix transcription factor ENAP1 translates to MEGIGDDNPRYPRKSYTPIPYGFSNSNSNPQRQRTRTRNIPFTRPIANFNHDYDEDDEMDDLNEETEHEDGNVNGGSRNFDEEEDFLRHPKKRRLKNLVSAYEFSPRVSLSDSGRNFSRVGDDDWTEHGMFVLLEVWGNRFLQLGRKSLRSEDWEEVAEKVSEASKIERKESQCRNMLELLKNKYKKEKLKMEQMGLTSSKWGFFKKIDMLMASSPRQDYGLACGVDSGEFVFMNTRVYLDRSDGFDEMRDSPMESEASEDETEDGKGGRDSDKGSSSSESFKVLTDSINQFGEIYGKIENSKRHQMMELEKLRKDFSKELELQKKQIMEKTEAEIAKIRKEEEEDEDEDDDDDDDDDDDDDDDEEEDDVEEEEDDDDGEAEAEAEAVVEEDQDTGASAEDFSD